A single window of Coffea eugenioides isolate CCC68of chromosome 7, Ceug_1.0, whole genome shotgun sequence DNA harbors:
- the LOC113777144 gene encoding putative late blight resistance protein homolog R1A-3 has translation MMNISSGCSTSCFDFALDHLDWIDKTLDSELDDYIWKLKMGIRILKPFDLYIRKCRRWRSNQFTCLEYGKEENGDAKSDNLRLSSISFRIQDLVRGITHGLDSAFFRYIQSSASNHSDIRPELARFEENMWLFFDSDIKEFNIISLLLYHSLGDLQLVMDFIDSISENLTHLCSKNCNVDVGLKIVMQTLQKKLMHLKSFIGFATLQGVEGVQLKDLLVHVEVVAVNAASLICRLWFQRHNEQVCNEINTEISQAIRQMIVPVDPQVQETYKHVLTASKLSRSSCTFAMKENKHLVADFIDYLLHSLMEILESYTSFLVPVKEQMLKLHEGVRFLIILLSRQQKKFDELNEEIKDLIGVVVSDAGIVIFSLSVNEMKECLCKETDLALSHLLVVLKLVIAEVGHIYPLSSSSLSFPKTNELGSLDFLLKILKELAGSTADSIAFPNNQICTILEDLVFLRAFLGNIGEQCCQNGKLHTLWSRVMKVAYCVEIEIDSALLGDKYEHCLDALARDIELLKIEAEELYDSIKYGSETRRVTKTTIRMPSQIVAPIFNEALVGLNDEVESIIDRLTRGSNQFDVVAIVGMAGLGKTTLAKNIYSDPSIKFHFHICAWCTVSQVYSKHNLLLQILCVIDSRSCDQYHKMNEDDLAAKLYQQLKGKRYVIVLDDVWDIEGWNLLKHSLPDDRIGSRVLLTSRFHNLSLEIKPDSKPLHLRPLTDKESLELLQKKLFAKEDCPPTLSEGVLNVAKCCKGLPLAVVLVAGILATTQQDCWEQVTRRLTSTVLVENEHCMKTLEYSYNYLPDYLKPCLLYLGAFQEDQDIPVRKLLRLWISEGLVQKIEGKSLEDVADNYLMDLIGRSLVMPAHRRSSGGIKVCQIHDLVHQFCVTKAKEENFLRILHGDDLLTFTGPYNAHRLSIFPTTSEEPIKSRLFFPNLRCLLFFDCDYRQQLDRSSLKFLLSGLLRVLDLGTTVGPYFLREVLFLVHLRYLSIRILGTGEIPSAIANLSRLETLAVGGPFINFLLPNTIWNIQTLKHLVVFPNDSGFKFPINDLEGSPDLEHLETLSLAIDPSSERQSLQKILSKLPSIRRLKCVNGHDNWNSRYHASAGDHDGILMLNYLSRLESLKMGRFAGYEFEFPFNLRKLTLLQNRQPWSKISAIGKLPNLEVLKLCPVSFVGEKWEMQEGEFQNLRYLKLFGLDIRWWTASCDNFCCLEKLVLENCFSLEEVPSCLGETLTLDMIKVKWCHESAVNSVKQIQQEQMDMGNKDLKMVIVE, from the coding sequence ATGATGAACATCTCCTCAGGCTGTAGCACTAGTTGCTTCGATTTTGCTTTAGATCATCTAGACTGGATTGACAAGACGCTCGACTCTGAGCTTGATGATTATATTTGGAAACTGAAGATGGGGATACGCATATTGAAACCCTTTGATCTGTATATTAGAAAGTGTAGGAGGTGGAGGAGCAATCAATTTACGTGTTTGGAATACGGTAAGGAGGAAAATGGTGATGCTAAATCTGACAATTTGAGACTTAGCAGTATTTCGTTTAGGATTCAAGATCTGGTTAGGGGGATAACACATGGACTTGACTCTGCCTTTTTTAGATATATTCAGTCTAGTGCATCAAATCATAGTGACATCAGACCTGAGCTTGCCAGATTCGAGGAAAATATGTGGTTGTTTTTTGATTCAGATATCAAGGAATTCAACATCATCAGTTTGTTGCTCTACCACTCGCTGGGAGATTTACAACTTGTTATGGATTTCATTGATTCCATTTCAGAGAATCTGACGCATCTTTGCAGCAAAAATTGCAATGTTGATGTAGGTCTGAAAATTGTAATGCAAACCCTTCAAAAGAAGCTAATGCACTTGAAGAGTTTCATAGGCTTTGCGACACTACAAGGTGTTGAGGGGGTGCAATTAAAAGATCTGTTGGTTCACGTTGAAGTTGTGGCTGTCAATGCTGCAAGCTTGATCTGTAGATTATGGTTTCAAAGACATAATGAACAAGTGTGCAATGAGATAAACACTGAAATTTCTCAAGCAATACGGCAGATGATTGTTCCCGTTGATCCCCAAGTCCAAGAAACTTATAAGCATGTTTTGACAGCTTCCAAGTTATCAAGGTCATCCTGCACTTTTGCTATGAAGGAGAATAAACATCTGGTGGCTGACTTTATTGATTATCTCCTGCATAGTCTTATGGAGATATTAGAATCTTATACCAGTTTCCTAGTTCCAGTGAAGGAACAAATGCTAAAACTCCACGAGGGAGTAAGATTCCTGATCATCCTTCTTAGCCGGCAGCAGAAGAAGTTTGATGAGCTAAATGAGGAGATAAAGGATCTCATTGGAGTTGTGGTCTCTGATGCAGGAATTGTGATTTTCTCCCTTTctgtgaatgaaatgaaagaaTGCTTGTGCAAGGAAACAGATCTAGCGCTTTCTCATTTGCTTGTAGTGCTCAAGTTGGTCATTGCAGAAGTTGGACACATTTATCCactatcatcatcatcacttaGTTTCCCTAAGACTAATGAGCTTGgttctcttgattttcttctAAAAATTCTCAAGGAACTAGCAGGTTCTACAGCTGATTCAATTGCTTTTCCAAACAATCAAATATGCACAATCCTAGAAGATCTTGTATTCTTAAGAGCTTTCCTAGGAAATATTGGGGAGCAGTGCTGCCAAAATGGAAAACTCCATACTCTTTGGAGTCGTGTCATGAAGGTTGCATACTGTGTGGAAATAGAAATTGACTCTGCACTGCTTGGTGATAAATATGAACATTGTCTAGATGCTCTTGCTAGAGATATTGAGCTTTTGAAGATTGAGGCTGAAGAGCTCTATGATAGCATAAAATATGGTAGTGAAACCCGGAGAGTTACGAAGACTACAATTCGCATGCCATCACAAATTGTTGCTCCAATATTTAATGAAGCTCTAGTAGGTCTCAACGATGAGGTGGAAAGCATAATTGATAGACTTACAAGAGGATCAAACCAGTTCGATGTTGTTGCTATTGTGGGTATGGCTGGGCTTGGTAAGACAACTTTAGCCAAGAATATCTACAGTGATCCTTCAATAAAGTTTCACTTCCATATTTGTGCTTGGTGTACTGTTTCTCAAGTATATAGCAAGCACAATTTGTTACTGCAGATTTTGTGTGTAATTGATTCTAGGAGTTGTGAccaatatcataagatgaatgaagatgatttggctGCAAAGCTGTACCAGCAATTGAAAGGGAAGAGGTATGTCATCGTTTTGGATGATGTTTGGGACATTGAGGGCTGGAATTTGTTGAAACACTCATTGCCAGATGATCGCATTGGAAGCAGGGTACTCTTAACCAGCAGATTTCATAACTTGTCTTTGGAAATTAAACCTGATAGCAAGCCTCTCCATCTTCGCCCACTTACTGATAAAGAGAGTTTGGAATTGCTGCAGAAGAAGCTATTTGCCAAAGAAGATTGTCCTCCAACATTAAGTGAAGGTGTACTGAATGTAGCAAAATGCTGTAAGGGCCTACCTCTTGCAGTTGTCCTTGTTGCTGGAATTCTTGCTACTACTCAGCAAGATTGCTGGGAACAAGTCACAAGACGTCTAACTTCCACCGTTTTAGTGGAAAATGAACACTGCATGAAGACATTGGAGTATAGTTATAATTATTTGCCTGATTATTTGAAACCATGCCTTCTTTACTTGGGTGCATTTCAGGAAGACCAAGACATTCCTGTCCGAAAGTTGTTACGGCTTTGGATCTCTGAAGGATTGGTgcaaaagattgaaggaaagAGTTTAGAGGATGTGGCGGACAACTATTTGATGGATCTGATTGGGAGAAGTTTAGTTATGCCTGCACATCGAAGATCTTCAGGTGGGATCAAAGTTTGCCAAATTCATGATTTGGTACATCAGTTTTGTGTGAcgaaagcaaaagaagaaaattttctacGGATTTTACATGGGGATGACCTTCTTACTTTTACTGGACCGTATAACGCCCACCGGCTATCCATTTTCCCTACCACTAGTGAGGAACCTATAAAGTCAAGGCTattttttcccaatttgcgTTGTTTGCTCTTCTTTGATTGTGATTATAGGCAGCAGCTGGACAGAAGCTCACTCAAATTTCTGTTATCCGGACTTCTTAGAGTGTTGGATTTGGGGACGACAGTTGGTCCATATTTTCTAAGGGAAGTATTATTCCTTGTTCACTTGAGATACTTGAGTATTAGAATATTGGGCACCGGGGAAATCCCATCTGCAATAGCCAACCTCTCAAGGTTAGAAACTTTGGCTGTAGGAGGACCTTTTATTAATTTTCTGTTACCGAACACTATCTGGAACATTCAAACATTAAAGCATCTTGTCGTTTTCCCAAATGATAGTGGTTTCAAATTTCCCATCAACGATCTTGAAGGCTCCCCAGATTTAGAACACTTAGAAACTTTATCCCTTGCAATCGATCCCTCTTCTGAAAGGCAAAGCTTGCAAAAGATACTCTCAAAGTTACCGAGCATCCGCAGGCTAAAATGCGTGAATGGGCATGACAATTGGAATTCTAGATACCACGCGTCTGCTGGAGATCACGATGGGATTCTCATGCTGAACTACTTGAGTCGTTTAGAATCACTTAAGATGGGTCGATTTGCCGGATATGAGTTTGAATTCCCATTTAATTTGAGAAAGTTGACTCTTTTACAGAATCGTCAACCATGGAgtaaaatttcagcaattggaaAGCTGCCCAACCTTGAAGTGCTTAAATTATGCCCTGTTTCCTTTGTGGGGGAAAAATGGGAAATGCAAGAAGGGGAGTTCCAAAACCTCCGATACTTGAAATTGTTTGGCTTGGACATTCGCTGGTGGACTGCATCTTGTGATAATTTTTGCTGTCTTGAGAAATTGGTTTTGGAGAATTGTTTTAGCCTGGAAGAGGTCCCCTCTTGTTTAGGGGAAACCCTTACTCTTGACATGATTAAGGTGAAATGGTGTCATGAGTCTGCCGTAAATTCTGTGAAGCAAATTCAGCAAGAGCAGATGGATATGGGAAACAAGGATCTGAAGATGGTTATTGTTGAATGA